GGACGTTTCGTCCACTTTTGGACCCCCCGCCGTCCCTGTTTCCCCCGTGTGGTGCTTCCCCCCGCTTCGCGCGCGTTGAGGATGTGGACTGCGAAAAACAGAGCGGGTTGGTGtgccgcgagaggcgggTGACGTGAGCGGGGAAGCGGGGACttggagaagcgagaaaagttTTCGACGAACGGGAAACAGTCAGTCAGTATCGAAAAAGAATGGGGGTGCCGACTGTctgaacagaggaaaagctggttttccgccttttctcgggAGCATAGATCTCCGCCCCTCACGACAGACGgtgccgtctctgctttttcatccgttcctctccccttttctctgtaAAGTATACATGCACATTTCACGCGCAAAAAGTGGCTGTTTCACTGCGGTTCAAACCGAAAATTTAGCGGCCCCCGTCTCCGCCACGGGGAGTCCTGGTTTTCTGCATTGGGCATGCAGCGGCGTGTGCTCTCGCGGACGTCTCGACATAGACATTGCCCCGTCCCGTTTTTTGCACGATTCTTCCCGGCGTTTTTGCCCTCGaccctctctgctcctctcaGCGCGGTTGTCATTCCCGGCGTTCTCGGCACACATCCGTTCTGCCGTTTCCTCGCACGTTGCCGTTGTCTCTCCCCCCTGCAAAACTGCCAATGCCGACGCGCACGGGGGATCCTGCCTATCCTcatgtttctctctcttctttccgcatCTCGTCCCCTTCAAAAAAGTCCACGACGAATGCACAGCGTGCGAGTAGCTTCCAGCTAGCGGGTGGAGGCTTCCAGACGTCACAAAGCGACGGGAAGGGGACTCGTCCAACTCACTTGGTctggagaaacgaagcgcaCATGCGTAGACACCCCCGCCAGAGCTGGTCTGCGTGAcggctttctccttctctttcgacCGATCGTGTCTCCCGGAAAGCCGCGGCAGATTCTGCTTCGTGTGCGCTTCAAAAGGATTCCCAGCGTGTGGCGCAGCATCAGTGATCTTCCTTTCCGCGCCTCGTCATCGCCGTTGCAACCCTGTATGGGGGCGTGCAGCCTGCTCCCTACGATAACTTTGAGGGCGCGCTGGCCtgttctgcatgcgtgctgCGCTCTGGCCCCCCCAAGTGGCGTTTCTCGGTGAAGTGCTTTCCGACCAGTCGCCCACAGAATCGAGACCGAAAACCGTCgcagcttctcttccgcgtaGTTCGCCGCTGAccctcccgcgtcttcgcctaATTCACAAAGTGAGGGAGCGGGTGAACGTGGAGTTCGACGAGACGCTCCGTCAGACTGTCCGTCGAATGCGAGGCGTGGCGCCTTCCCGCCACTCTCCGTAGAGAAGTCTGCTGTCGCCCCCCGACACGTCTGTACTCCCCCGGTATTGCTTCTGTCCGCCGTTCTCCGCGGCGGGCGTTCACTCTGCAAGCGATCCTCGATCTTTGACTGCTCGCGCATCTATGCGTGTGAGCTGGTGCTCGGACCGCGCGGTTTTTGTGCGTTGTGTGGTTCGCCATTCAAACATCTAACGCGTTGATCCGTTTGCAGGTTGCGACTCCGCACCGCACACCGAGACAGCgtcaggtgtacgtacacgcaGCGCTTCTGTTTTCCACTTGCGCGTGCACCCCTCAGCTCTGCTAGGACGTGTCCGGTCGTGTGTCTTCTCCAGGCACTGGTTCTTCGCgacttcttctctggagacCTTTGTCGCCGCGTGTCCAGTCCCCGCGTCCGTGCAGCCTTCcgtccctcgtcttctctgctcgcgCGGACGCCATGACGCAAAATTCCGCAGATCCCGCTCTTCCCGTGtcggaaggcggcgagtGCGCGGAGGTGGCCCCCACGCCCGCAGATGCGACGCCGAAGCTTCCTGCTGCAGACTGTCCCGCGGCGACGCACGAAACTGCCGACACAACTTCTGAGACGAACCGACAGTCTCCGTCCTCTGAAAAGCCGGAGGCGCAGACAGCGACTcccgcgccggcgacggGAGCAAAGCAGGAGggcgagcagaaagagagcggggaatcagagaagaacgggggaagcgagaaagccgCCGCGGGGAGCAACGCGTGTGGAGCTGCGTCGGCATCTCCgggcaagaaagaagagaaaggagaaaccaCGACTTCGACTGCCGTTCGCGTCCACAGATGGGCCGATGAAAGCGATGACCTCGACTCACCGTCCTTTGACCCGTTGTCGAGCGCGGAAATGGAACCTCCAGAATTCGATTTGGGGATGCCTGCCTTCCAGCGCCCGGGACTCGGGAGTTCAGGGAACGGTATCGTCCCTCACGCAGCGACTCAGGGCGGGTACCGCCGAGGCATGCCTGGACAAAGCCCGTACAACAGTGGCGGGTATGGAGGGTTGGTGGACTCGCGATTTGGAGGTGAGTGCGGCaggcagcgaggaaacgaacagaGGCATCGGAGCAGgaaaaaaccggaaaacCCCGTGCGTCCCGCGGAAACTCGAGCAGCGTAGGGGCCTGGAGACACTCCAGGATAACCTGGCATCCTTGGCGTAACGTGTGGGTATATGTCGCGCACATGTTGTACATCTGGACAGGTAGAGGATGCTTAAGAGGGCAAGAAGAGCGTCTGTAGGACATAACTAGATACTGCGAATACCGCCGTAGAGGTATAGTACATAGTCCCTGTTTGGGGTCCAGCTGCGAGGGggagcgcgaaggagacagactcCTCGAAAGCGCGACTGCGTAGTTCCACGGGACGCACAGTCAGCACGAGGGCTAGGTCGACGCGCAAGACatggacggagagaaaggactgACAGGAAACGTCGAACGCCTGGGGTGTAAAGGAGCTTCCGTCTATATCGTGTACACTCGTGATTTGTCCACTTTCCCTGTCACACCGTTTGGCGTGGCCAGATGCCTTGGCTTCTTTGGTTTCCCATTCGCTTTTTTCGCCTGCTGGCGGTGCTCATCTTGCGACAGGTCTCGTGGGCGCACCGCATGCACACCACGGGCCCCCGGCCGGCCCCGGCGACGCCCTCATGCAGGGTAGCAGCGTGGCGAGTCCTTTCACTGAGGTGTACGTGGCTGACCTGGACGCCAACGTGACGGAGGAAGACGTTTCTGTGATTTTCGCGCCGAGCCTGTCTGTCCGAAGTGTCCGACTGGTTCGAGAACCTGCGAACAGGGGCAACAAAGGCGGCCCCAACGCGACATGTGGCGGTAAGGACGCGggccgagacgcagcgaagcgcgaaactcactgcatgcgtcttcaCGTCGGAACCTTAAAATCCACAATTATATGTCCACGTACGTAGGCATCTCTCCAAGTTTGTTTCGTCGAGCAGATTGCGCGTGCGTGTGCCACCGGATTGCACGGTGGCGAAACCCGAAGGGAGAGGACTGCCCACACCGCAGACCTCCGCACAGACGCACTGGGGCGGTTGCGCCAAAGGAGTAACGGAGAACACTCCCAGTGTgcgtcgagagaaaagagtcCACCCGTCCCCATCGGCTGCGTGTTTTCATCTGTGTTTCCCCTGCAGCGTACGTGGCTTTCCACTCTCCGGAAGATGCCCAGCGGGCGCTGTCTTTCCATGGGAAGCTGTATCGACCGCCGCGTGGCTCTGGCGCCTCGCAAGGGCTGCGCGGGTCTCGCCAGGCTGGCTCTTTCGGaggctcttcttcggctcggGTCTTGCGCATTTTGCCGatctcgtcgccgccgctcctcggcggagacggcggcgcccCGCCGGGGTATCTGCTGTCTCGGGGGAACCGTGGCGCGGGACCGTTGGGCGGTCACTACCATTCTTCAGGCTCGCCTCATCTGCTTCagcgcggcggccgaggagCCTTTGGGGGAGGCGTGTACGGCCAGGCAGTCGCAGACCTCGTCCACCAACAAGCGTCGTCTGTGCCTTCCTATCGGGGCAGCGTCTCTGGGTCGGCGCCGGGAGGGCTGGGGGGTCCGGGGCCACatggcagagagagaggcaaactCTTCCCTGGCGAAGAGGCCGGGCGCGGCGAGCGGGGCCGCGAGGCCGACGGCAAGGGGGTTGGCGGGGCGGGCGTCGGCGCGGGTCGCAGAAAGAAGTCGAGGAGTCCGGATTTCTCGGAATTGAGGAAAGAGACCGGGGGATTGGGTGCAGGCGGGAGAGCCGCCGGCGGCGTGGACACAGCGAGGGGCGGAGGCGGGATGGGGCCGCGCGGGCCCGGCGCCTCAGGAGACAAGTccgaagagacacccgctGCGCCGGAAccgcccagagagagacccaAACTCCTGTTGAAACCACGAACTAAACCGCTGGATGCTACGACAGAGTAAGGGCAATAACGGCGACAAGGAATCAGCGAGCCAAGAGAGGACAGGGATCTGACAGAAGATGTGCACATCCGTTCATTGCAGATCACGGCTCTGGCGTTTTGCGCAGGAACGTTGGAGACGGGTGTTGAAAGAAAGGCGTTGCTTCGCACGTCTCAAGTCTCGGAAAAGATGCAGCCGCACTGTTTTGTCTGCGTTTGACAGCGCCGTTCCCAACTGGATCTCGTTTTGTCTTGCTGTTTTCCGCTCAGGCCGACGAACCTGAATCCAGCAATTTTCGGAGCGGCAAAGCCGATTGACGACCCCGTCGCGAAGCGCCAGCTGCCTGCGGCCTCCGGCGGCGCGGCTTCGccccctgcgtcttccgATCCTGCGGCCACTCCGTCTGCAGGCCATCGAGCGTCGACTTCGGGAGGTCCTCGCACGCCGCGCGGGGAGAACTCGAGCGGCGGGCCGAGCACCGACGTCTCCTCGCCAGGGTTCAGGAGGGGCgagcaggcgacgaaggggcgcgcggcgccttcggagaagcccgcagagaaggagacgcgagcgcagCGCGGCTCAGGGGCGAGCACGCGGGGGACCGGCTCCACagaggacgggagacagaaagggagagtcGGTGGCGGGGCCCAGAAAGGGGCAGCGgccggcgaggaggctgCGGGAGCGCATGCGTCCCACCATCCtgggcgagagcgaggagagaaggagcgcgacgagagaggcggcgcgcggaACCAGCAAGGCCTGTATTCGGGGCCTTGGCGACGCGCGTCagtcgagaaggagaaggacaccggcgacgagggcggcgcgggcCCCCAGGCCCCgcacggcgaggacgaacaACGGAGAACTTCCGGCGTCGCCAAGAGCGAAGctccagcagagacagaacggaAGCCGACGGCGCGGACGGGCGACCCGTTCGGGGGAGCGAGACCCAGGGACGAATTCGAGTGGCAGCGAAAGAAGGtaagagagagggcgagagggcgagaggagaggaaccgCGAACGAGCGGTGGGAagcggcgaaaaagaggatCTCGACTGACGTGCGAATCTATCGAGGTATGGAAACAGAGTGTTCCATGGCCGTGGAATACGGATAAccagaagcgaagacagagacacgaagTGCTTCTGGCCTATGATGATAAAGGAAACTGAGGTTGCAGCTGGCCTTGCTGGGTCTTTTCCGCACCTTTTCGCTTTGTTCTTTCCGATCTCGTCTGCCCCCCGACTTTCTCGTGCTTTTTGTTGTGCTTTGTTTtgctccgtttctcttcgcctttctgaTCTGTCTCCGATTCTCTCTCACTCCTCGTGCTGTTCCTTCTCAGGAGGCAGCGGCATCACCTGTGGTGCTTCCCGACGACGCTGGCGTGCGAGTCTCTCCCCTCCAGCATCCTCCACTGTCGCCGTATCTGCCCCACCACGGATCCCATCCAGGCCGCCAAGCAGGCTTTCTGCCGCCGTCCTACGCGTCCGCGTACACTGCACAGTCCGAGTTGGGCTCTCACCCTGGAGCCTTGGGCGTCCGCGCCCCTGACGAGAGCGCGCGAacgccgccttcgtctgcgACGCCAGATGCGGGCAACAGCAGTCGGGGCATTTTGggtccgtctccctcggctcGGGGCGGGAGcggggcgtctccgtctgggGCACAGTCGAAGGGCGCGAATCCCCCGATGCGAGGAGGGTCTGGGGCCCTGGCCCCGGCTCCGGTGGGCCCTCTAGGCCCCGGCGGGCCTCCGGGCTCGCCGGCCCTGAAGAGTGTCGCCCAGACGCCGCCCTGcagcggtgtctcctcgtcgcttcaGCGGTCGCCGAACGCGTCCCCGTCGATCGGCCCGGGCATTTGGGGGCGAAGTCTCCAAGGTCCCCTGCAGAAAACGGACGGGGCGCCCGCGCGCGGAGCTCCGGGAGGAAGAGCCTCCGCGTCCGCCGGGGCGCAGGAGCCTCTCTGGCGGAGCAGCGTGGCGTCGACCGGCGGGCCCCGACCGCGCTCTGGGGCGAGCGCCCACGTGACGCCGACCCTGTTTCCCGGTCACGGAGCCGGCCGGGGCGTGTTCCGGCCTCCCGGGAACAGccagggaggcgagggccTGCTCTCTATGGGGTCGGGAGACGGCGTCTTGGCGGCCCCCGCGACCCGCGgggacagcgaagaacggTTGGGAGCTCAGGGGGCTGCATGCCCGTCAGCGGGCGGCTACCACGCCGAAAACAACGCCCACTGGGCCCGGAAGCCTCAGAACCCCATTCAAGTGCGAGGCGTTCAGACGGTCGTGCTTTCTGGAGGCGAGCAGCCGAGCGCCGCCGTGTCGCTGATCGGCGAGGGGGGGACCCAGGACCGTGGAGCCCTGGAGACAGGGCGGCGCGAGCGGGCCGAGCCCGCTTCCCAGGACCGACCTGTCTGCGGCATGCGCAGCCTGGCGGAGCAGCTGCTCCCCGCGCCGGCGACTAGCACTGAGGGCAAGGCCCGCCCCGCAGACGAAAAGGCcgaggaggaaacgaagaaaaaggaagcaaaggTGCTAGACATCCTCAGCAAACCCGAACAGAAACAGGGACAGGTAAGCGAGGCTACATGACACTCGAATTTGATCGTGTCCGCCGCAGCGTGCGCGTGCTCCCATCAATACATTTCTACATTGATGGTTTCTCGGCTTTTGATAGGAtctcgagagaaacgcgtaAGAGCACATCTTTGCctgaagaacaagaggagtTGACAAGAGCTGAGAGGCTGTGGCATCAGCGACGACGGCACGTAATGCTTCAGCTTGGGTGTACGCTGGCGCCTcggctgcctgtctccggccTCTTGCTtgccgttcctcttctctaAGATAATCCCTTTCCTGTTACCCGCATGTGCACGACGGAAACACAACGGTACCCAAGTTTGTGAGGTGTGAGCTTTTTTTCCCTCACTGCCCCGTATCCCTGTCTActtctgtttttcccttgctttcgtttcctttcctttctcccccccTATCCCCCCCGTTCCCGCCTCCCGTCCCTGTGgagcgtttcttttctctgtcatGCACGGTCGCGCCTGGTGTCACTTTCCTGTCTCGACTCAGACGGTATGGGAAGCCCGGA
The sequence above is a segment of the Neospora caninum Liverpool complete genome, chromosome IX genome. Coding sequences within it:
- a CDS encoding putative alpha-1 type II collagen, whose protein sequence is MTQNSADPALPVSEGGECAEVAPTPADATPKLPAADCPAATHETADTTSETNRQSPSSEKPEAQTATPAPATGAKQEGEQKESGESEKNGGSEKAAAGSNACGAASASPGKKEEKGETTTSTAVRVHRWADESDDLDSPSFDPLSSAEMEPPEFDLGMPAFQRPGLGSSGNGIVPHAATQGGYRRGMPGQSPYNSGGYGGLVDSRFGGLVGAPHAHHGPPAGPGDALMQGSSVASPFTEVYVADLDANVTEEDVSVIFAPSLSVRSVRLVREPANRGNKGGPNATCGAYVAFHSPEDAQRALSFHGKLYRPPRGSGASQGLRGSRQAGSFGGSSSARVLRILPISSPPLLGGDGGAPPGYLLSRGNRGAGPLGGHYHSSGSPHLLQRGGRGAFGGGVYGQAVADLVHQQASSVPSYRGSVSGSAPGGLGGPGPHGRERGKLFPGEEAGRGERGREADGKGVGGAGVGAGRRKKSRSPDFSELRKETGGLGAGGRAAGGVDTARGGGGMGPRGPGASGDKSEETPAAPEPPRERPKLLLKPRTKPLDATTEPTNLNPAIFGAAKPIDDPVAKRQLPAASGGAASPPASSDPAATPSAGHRASTSGGPRTPRGENSSGGPSTDVSSPGFRRGEQATKGRAAPSEKPAEKETRAQRGSGASTRGTGSTEDGRQKGRVGGGAQKGAAAGEEAAGAHASHHPGRERGEKERDERGGARNQQGLYSGPWRRASVEKEKDTGDEGGAGPQAPHGEDEQRRTSGVAKSEAPAETERKPTARTGDPFGGARPRDEFEWQRKKEAAASPVVLPDDAGVRVSPLQHPPLSPYLPHHGSHPGRQAGFLPPSYASAYTAQSELGSHPGALGVRAPDESARTPPSSATPDAGNSSRGILGPSPSARGGSGASPSGAQSKGANPPMRGGSGALAPAPVGPLGPGGPPGSPALKSVAQTPPCSGVSSSLQRSPNASPSIGPGIWGRSLQGPLQKTDGAPARGAPGGRASASAGAQEPLWRSSVASTGGPRPRSGASAHVTPTLFPGHGAGRGVFRPPGNSQGGEGLLSMGSGDGVLAAPATRGDSEERLGAQGAACPSAGGYHAENNAHWARKPQNPIQVRGVQTVVLSGGEQPSAAVSLIGEGGTQDRGALETGRRERAEPASQDRPVCGMRSLAEQLLPAPATSTEGKARPADEKAEEETKKKEAKVLDILSKPEQKQGQTVWEARNEVLGLDKREVGPTRSAGSAGERVEQGGDAPHDETRRASNALQGEGAAASTAAEREGEGQEGEGLRASSPRPAQASSPGRAEQRGEGETSASSGDVHAEKEGRDERSKGRRGLPHGRGEPRGPAYAYDGRGRPSTGSHGARGSEAAPGDGKREDDGRRNIAGNRERDGRGAGDSRGGRGGRTRGGGEGRMRWRRYTGEGGDATPSERMGDDQAHSATGDQRSHADAPEAAQKDGEETPQESSCMDGEAGPAGEKGRRGESQASSVHDYSREGEKAFRRRGGERGRGGWRGGEGRPEGAGRGRGTRGKMREGVGMSNGHQPGGRHGAPGHRREHPGGGAGPDEERGHDSQVASPRV